The genomic region TACCACCACTAGTATTttctggcagtttatatcgtttatccCCTGCATAGAATCTCGTCAGATGTGGTTCTTAGATCACAGTCTCCTAATTTAGACAACAAATCAGATATTGCACTTGTGTgtgccaatatttatttatttgtcttatggctagtacatgatatttactatcattgactgagggaaaaacaagaaagtagtgaacaaaactacggattaagtaattaaaaacattcgggctctggcttcccagtagcggtcgacttccttggaggatttcagagcagggcattttgcaagatattgtctatccatgtcttcctgttgatggcacaaaatgcaggatgctgatggaaggatgccaagacgattgaggtgtttacccaggatgtcatgttcagtgttaagacaaaagcttgcaactgccagtcttctgggttcaggaggtatatccttcaataatttcctacgttgttgcgaaatgtttatgtccagttcctgttggtgattatttttttgtagttgcttgatatattgttttaatgagctaaatgacaaaggtttccgtgggtttattttgagattggcacccttcttagctaatgtgtcagcctgttcattcccatgtagcttacaatgtcctgggatccattgtaacacaactgttttgccatGTTCTTTCaaagttgcaagtattttttgacaattattgatttgttctgtgtaggggtggtcagttttatttatggacaaaatggttgcttttgagtccgagaggatgactgcgtttgtgaatttatccatatggaataaaagttgatttaaggcaacatgcatagcttcaatttctccatcataggCAGATAGATTATAACCAACTGGGAGATAGACGCAAAATAGATTACTAAAAATACCAGCTCCTACATTTCCTTGAGGGTCTGTTTTCGAGCCATCGGTATAAATTCTTATCCAATAGTCTTCCGGATATCTGATGTTGACGGTTTCAAGgaccaattgttttaaattttctttactgtgtttattttttatttgttctaggAGGTCTATTTTTGATTGAATTATATCTATCTGAAGTGGGTTTTTCGGAAGGTGTGTGTGCCAATATTAAGCTCTAAGAAATTATATCTATGATTTTATTTGTTTCTGTTAACCCTTCAAATGTACGCAGATAAAATTAGAACTTGTAAGTTGTGACCCTATATGGCcattaaaataatcaactttaaggcataaaaatagaaaaaaaacccTCAAGTAGTGAGGGATAACTTCCGCACTGTCTGCTCCCCCCACTACAGATGCCCTTAATTGCCAGTTTAACCCTCTGCAAGCTGACCTGAAATGCACACTCTATAAGCTAAGTGGGTATTACGTATAAAATGGACCCCGCCCATATTGCCAAGGGTTAAAATAGTATGATATTTAATGTACCACTGTGACTGTAAATAgtttgaagtgttttttttttttctttaaacagCTCAGCAACGGATGATGAGTGGTGGTCACGGTCCCCGAATTTTGCCACTCACACCATCCAGATGGCAATGGCACAAGTTTAAAGATCTGGCACATTACTATTTTATGATTGGCCTCATACCTGTTGGATTGGTCGTCTTCTACGCAAATGTATTTGTTGGCCCTGCCAAGCTGTCAGAAATTCCCGAGGGATATGAACCCAAACATTGGGAATATCACAGGGTTTGTATTGTGAAGACAAGAGGTTACAATAAATACCATACGAATAGCCACTTATTGTCAAAGAATAGCATGTATAATACGTTTTATATTGTTGCAGAATCCAATTACACGTTTCATTGCTCGCTATCTTCTGCCAAGTCCACAACAGGAATATGAAAAGTTCCTCCATCAAATTTATGAAGAGGATGAGAAGGCAAAGATAAGGTATGCTTTAAACACAAGAAGAATAAAGCTTTCAGAAGTAGACGTTTGTAAACTGACAATGTTGTTCTCTTTTCAGACTGCTGGAGAATAAAATCCGCGCGAAGATGGCAGAGCGACATGATTACCAAGGTTACTACACTCGTCCATTCACTGCAAATTACCACCGGGTAGCCAAAGAAGCTGCTGAGTACTTGGAATCTATTCGTGGAGATTAATAGCAATTCTTTCTTATCTTCACTTTCGTTGCAAAAATTAGCCCTGTTCATTTCTAAAACGTGTAGCCACCTAttgttggaaataaaatataCGAAATACTACTATTTATATTGGTGcaattgagggggtcagcgcaacagtggcCTAACCCTCCTCAATGCGAAAAATGAAATATTGAGCCTTCTGTTGATTTTGACGTCAACTATCTTCCTACGAAGTGGACTAGACCAATCTACCATTATATAGCTTGTTAGGAAGCTTATAATTTTTCCCCTAAAAatatctcacacacacacacgcgcgcgcgtgATAATTTTTAGgggaaaaattatatatatatatatatatatatatatatatatatatatatatatatatacactttaaCTTGCttttttctacattaaaaaagtggcttagaccactgttgcactgaccCCCTCAATTCATCATCTACAATTCATGTTACCCATATATATTTCCAAAGAATCTAGTCTTCATCAGTCATCTTCCTTAATGGACAAGCTAGAGTTACCACCAAAGTTGCCAGATGTTCTAATTTCCCAGGACTGTCCTggattagggtgaccagatcaaAATATTCAAAAGTAGGACAGTTTGAAAAAAAGCCTGACAACACATTAAATCCTTTTCATTCATTGctgcatacatgttcaataatcgatatttagagaaggctATGTAGAAATActgaatcgagttatggcagcaaaacaaatgagaattgacagctaTGTACGCTGATAAAAACCCTTCCTGACAGTCATTGCTGGCGTTTATAATTGCCGCCCACGATCGCCATAAACAAATCGTAGTTTTAaaagtacagttacccttaaaaagaatgagacgattcttggttgtcggaagttaaagttctacagcgtggttcactcgatatcgacgtataatgataagtaccatgacaaatagaacaagaattacaacaaggacaaggatcagaataaggatcacgaagaagacagccatttaaggccacgatttcacaacatagctcaggtaacaaaatatcattgcttctctgtaccgaatggcaaatgcctgctatcggatctacattctggactgctgctgtcactgtcttgtctcggtagctcatatagtagcgtgtcggttccgaaatgtttcgtgttcgatcccaggtaaaactttttttttttattgaggtgtaattaatttgttcagagttcctcgactgtataatttgttgaaaaatatggaataatttatgcccaattttttggtctacaagtgggctgaacctcgtcaaaaaataaataaatcttacttgggagttaaaagtattcttactgaaacaaaaatcataaaaaacaaaaagagacccgttaacttaaaatcttgtccacataccagcatacatttctccaatcgaaatccactcgattggtagcgaaggcaagatggttgacagcttgtgcttcccccaatatttccatttgcgcagccctccggctcctaataccgcagttcctcaacctgctgatcacagtctgtgaagaaccaggaaagttagatgctgctcttatttcgttagcagtccgaaaggggtccagtcgaactgtctcgaataagagagcatcctcttccaatgaagaaatccgcagacgcccaggaatagggcgattttcgacctcccctgaattttgtaacaatgaaccccctcgcggctgtacttccaggatcACCAatcaaacggccagcagatctagccccatatccagcctcaactagagctataactcgctgtctcatgtcacgtcggtacgccattacgatgagaaatgagggatgacgataatagtTCAgcgtagacaatgactatttagcatgatatagaattattgaaataaggggcatcttgcacagtaagagttaataaatcaaccctaaattaaatatttaaataacaggatataataggaagtccaattattcttgcgaaactaatcaaattaaatctaattacgttaagtaaacaaatcccaagttatgacaccacattgctacagctaaattctaggttattaacataagcattgaataggtccgtgcttatgcgttggacgacaaaaccaaacatcgaaagtttgaATGTTGCCAcagaatgtaacttcttgctttttataatgtaaatcaaacTTCtgactacaatcattcatatttcttacattatttattaatatttaatagccaacattgaatttgtaaagaaaaaactttacaaatctcatatggaatttgtgatctgtagtgacataaacatagattatctctcggaacttttccataaaagtaaattaaattcactccttgaaactggaaaccttagtcatagagccattttcccaccagcatacaagctgaagtagcacagccattgataaaagttttgtacacagaattagactgaattcctatttgacagaacctataatcaatggcttgtctgaacatgataaacaaatcctaagtgtttccaatgtcactgaacaatttcaaaatattaatttaaaaactaaaaatgggtcgtaaatgctgtatctagtgactatttacatttatgtctacaaaatgaatcttggaaaaacttatatgatactggtactactgatattaagagtaaatgtattgtatttttcactttaatttcagaatcactctagtggatgttctccactcaatgttgtgaaaaaattcaaaagtaaaaacatgtagataacgcagggacttaaaaatctcatgtaataaaaagaagaatctatatgtcgatgagttgcaatgtaatgatcctcatgttcttaaatactacaagaagtacggtgtaattgataaaaaattatgaaagagggaaatagaatacattccaatagaaaaatacaacattcagataatgcaattaaagctattcggaatattattgaagttaaacttgtagatattctaagaaagaaaatatttttttcattaaaaccagtgattataaactagaggactccaaatctattgcaaattcttttaatgtcttatagtacatagtacagaaatattattgacaacttaaacattcaagattttgcaaaagatactgcaattggttatttaagagatgcatttaataattagtattaatatatgtaattagtcaataactgcaacagtgctttttcattcaatcatagcatgaataaaattgaatgaacattaaattaaacactattgcaaacacgtagataaaatagttaaaatcaactcaaggggtgagaatgaaataatccaacacttttaacaaaaattgttttgtgcgagtgcatttcttacacatatgggaaagctactaataaaatattgtaataactactcaacaagtgacatagcctaaggactctaaacctttgt from Periplaneta americana isolate PAMFEO1 chromosome 15, P.americana_PAMFEO1_priV1, whole genome shotgun sequence harbors:
- the ND-SGDH gene encoding NADH dehydrogenase [ubiquinone] 1 beta subcomplex subunit 5, mitochondrial, with the translated sequence MAGWSSLQVLIRGSPSKFAVGSQICRFNVISAQQRMMSGGHGPRILPLTPSRWQWHKFKDLAHYYFMIGLIPVGLVVFYANVFVGPAKLSEIPEGYEPKHWEYHRNPITRFIARYLLPSPQQEYEKFLHQIYEEDEKAKIRLLENKIRAKMAERHDYQGYYTRPFTANYHRVAKEAAEYLESIRGD